The genome window GATTTATGAAGTGATCACCATGCTCCCTGTTAATAGATAAATTTTTATACCCTAAGTTGAATAACTCAAACTTGGTATGAAGTTTTGTGCGGTTAATTGATCTCTCTCTTTCAAAACGTTTTTGCATAGGCAATGCTACAATCATAACACAGGTAATAAGTAAAAAAAGTGTCAAAACCATGGTAGCTAGTTGCCAAGACAGATAAAACATATATGCAAATACTACCAGTGTTTGAGTAATAGCTACAACAAGACCTGGAAGGTTTTTCCCGAACTTACGAACTTCAGCTACTTCAAACTGTAGTACAGGAGCGATACGATTCAAGCGATCTTTTATAGCATCATAAGGTCTTCGTAGAATATTACGTGAAATGCTTTCTCTACACTCAATCAATATTTGTTCAAAATGCCATGTAATCTTTTTCCCTACAATAGTACTAATCAGTAAGGCTGTAATAATTTGACTAGCAATTAACCCAAAGTAGAAGAGTTTATTATCTTGATCTGCAACTACTAGTTCCTTAAAAAAATTTAAGCTCGAGAGATTCAGTCCGGCAACTACTAAGCTTGCTACTGAAGCAGCAAGTATTTGCTTCCGCGAAGATTGGTAAAAAAATTGAAGTGCTTTATACATTCTTATAATGGTAGAGTTTCGAGATTAAGTTTTATTCAGGCCAATTTATGTCTGAGTATTAATCTGATTTGTTTGTCAGCATGATAATATAGGGCCCATTAATTATGTAAAGGTAACAATTTTTACCAGGCTAAAGTTAAGTCTCATTTAATTTTAACCCCATTTAAGCCTTACTTCGAGTATCCAAGGTTGGGATACGAAGATCATTATTTCTACTATTATATTTAATGTGTCTGGAGAGCCTAGCTCTCAGGATATTGAACATCAGCTAGAGCTTATAATTTTATTGGAATACGTAATAATTATTTATTCTGGGACATGTGGCCTCTATTAGAGTCACGTATGAACCTCTCTCTGCGTTAATCCTTTTAAATCTATGAGAAAAAGTTCTCCTCCCTTAGATTGTTTTTTCGAGATTTTCAACCACAAGAAAGGGGGGCAAGATTTCAGGAATTATTGACCCTATCTACTCTGACACAACTCTACTAATACACCGTGATTATCTTTTGGCTGGACAAATGCAACCAACTTTTTATCGGCTCCTTTTTTGGGCTGTTTATTGAGTATGGTAAATCCTTCTTTTTTAAGCCGGGCCAGTTCTTGATGTATATCCTCCACCTCAAAAGCTACATGATGTAATCCTTCTCCATTTTTCTTGACATATTTTGCTATAACAGAGTCATCAGTCGTAGCACCTAAAAGTTCCACTTTAGATTCCCCGGTTTGAAAGAACACGGTTTCAACTTTTTCACTTTCAACTGTCTCACTTTTAGTGGGAGAGGCATTAAGGATTTTGGAGTAGGTCTCCGTTGCTGCTTTAATGTCTTTTACGGCAATGCCGATATGATCGATATGCATGGCTGGTTTATTGAATTGAAAGGTGAAAAATCAGTAGCAATAAAAAAGAGCAGGTAAGAAACAAAACTCAATGAGTAATGTTTTTTACCTGCTCTAAAATATAGAATTTTAAAAGAAGCTGTTCAGCTTATTCAAGTGAATTAATGAGTCGCTGAAATAAATCACTGCTCGTATTGCCGTTTCCTAAATTCAATTCGCTGATTTGCTTATTAACAGCTGTAATTCGCTTTTCAAGCTTTAGGCCATTCCATTCTGTAATTGATTCTGAAGGATTTTCGAAGCGCTGAAGTCTTTCAAGATATTTAACGGCTTCATTCGGATTATATCCGGAAAGGTATGTATAGATGATGCCCCAGTAGTCAGCCTCAAATTCATATTCTTCCAAACGCTCACTATTTATAGCATCATAAAAGCCATCCCCCATATCAGTGAGTCGTTGCTCACTCGTTCTTTCCTCTTCAGTAGCTTGGTCTTCGGCATTATTGGCTGCCAATTTACGACGCATTTCTTCCAGCATGCTTTCCTGTTTGATGCGTGGCTCTTGCTCCAGATACTCAACTATTCCATGTCCAAAAACCAGGTGAGCAACTTCATGGGCTATAAAATGAACCAGCTCTGCCTCTGTCTGCATCTGCTTGAGAGCTCCCTTTGAGATAAAGATATAGTTTCCGGGAAGGGAATACCCTTGAATATCTTCCACATCAAGAATGAGAATACTGAAATCCAACTCAGGGCGGTGGCTATTTTCTACTACCAATCCTGAAATAAGATCAAGGTATCGCTGAAGTGGATAGTTGCTGACCAAGCCTTTTTGAGCAACTGCACTTGCCACAGCATATCCAACCTGATCGATAGAAGGGTTGGGGTATGGAATATAGATAGCACGTGGATACAGCATTCTTCTTTGCTGATAGTCATTCATGGGGCGGTCACGAACTCCAATAAAGTTCTGAAATTCAGTAGGTGAAGCCGGTTCAATTAGGTATCGCTCAAAATTGACGGAATATTCCAGGCCACGTGTACGAGCCCATTTTTCAGAAAATCCTTTTACAGCAGCCGAAACCTGGGCAGGAGAAGCTGTCAGGTCTTCTTCAGTTACTGGGTCATCGTTGTTAAGCTGTGAAAACATCAGCCCCATACGTTGTTGCATGGAGTCCGACTCAAGTTCATCAGAGCTGATTTGAGCTTCGGAAAGCGTATAGCTTGGCAACCAGCCTCTTGTGTCTTTAAACCAAACACGATTCCAATACCCCTCGGTTGAATCCAGTTCAACTTTATTATTGATGTAAAGTCTTAGAAGGAATTCATGATAGGCTGCCGGACCTTCTCTAAGGTCAGCTGTTTGATTCGTGTACCTTGTTTGTGCAATTCCTGACTGGCTAAAGATAACTGTGCTTAATAGCAGCACCCCAAAAATAGAAAGTATTGTTTTCATCATTTATTTGTTTGTTGATAGCTTCCTTCCCAGTTTTCCCCGGGCGGATTCTTTTTAAATACCTCGATGTTCTTTAAATAAATACGGCAAAGCATGTCCCCGTCTTTCATTTCCAGTGCTTTTTGGAAATTAACTTCTGCCTCTTCCCATTCCCGATTATAATACTGATTTAAACCTTTATGGAAAAGTTCAACAAAAGGGGCCCATTTTGCATGCTCAGTATCATCATTCTCACAAACCAGCTCAAAAATACGGATGGGTTTTGTTTTACCTTTTGCCTTCATCAAAGCAACTTCACGGGTCAGCATACGGTCTTTAACTTGTAGCTGTGTACTTTCAGAGATCAAAATCCGGGTACCAAAATCTTTGTTGGCGGGTTCAAGTCGTGCACCTAAATTCACATTATCGCCTAATACGGTATAGCTAAAGCGATCTTTAGAGCCCATGTTACCAACAACCATCGGCCCTGAATTTAACCCATAACGAACATGCGGTGCGGGTAAGTCATCTCCACTCCATTTAGCTTGTAGCTCCTGGAGCTTATCCTCCATTTCGAGCACACATTTACAGGCAAGGTAGGCATGTTCTTCGGTTGGCACGGGAGCTCCCCAAAAAGCCATAATAGCATCACCGATATACTTATCCAGGGTGCCTTTATTTCTGAAAACAATATCAGTCATTTCACTCAGGTACTCATTCAGAAAAGTAACGAGTTCTTCAGGAGGCATATCTTCCGAAATAGAAGTAAAACCAGCCAAGTCACTAAACAGTACAGTTAGTTCTTTCTTTTCGCCTCCTAACTTTAGCAACTCGGGCGATTCAATAATTTGTTCGACCAGCTCTTTTTGAAGGTATAAGTCAAACGCGCTTCGGATAGCACGTTTTTGGGCATCTTCACTGACATATTTTGTGGTATAACCAACAATGATGACTAACAATGAGGAAAGGAAAATTTCGGCAGTAGGGAACCAGACCCGATATACACTGAATAGCAGTAACCCTATAACTACAATTGATCCCATTACTACCGCAGAAACAGAAATATTGACTCGGGAAGGAGTCCAGAAAATAGCAGCAAGCAGCAGGGCACAAATAATTAGAATCAGGATATTCTTAACAAGGTTAGGAACCGATGTGATGAAGTCGTTTTCTAATAAATTATTGGCAACCGCAGCATGTATTTCTACACCGGGGAAGGGCTCTATGGGACTCATCGGGGTTGATTTGATGTCGGATAAACCGGCTGCACTTGCCCCTATGAAAACAATTTTATCCTGTAATTCAATTAATGAATCTGCATTGGTGGTTCCTGTTTGCCGAAACTGCAAACCGGCTTTAAACAACCCATAAATTGGATAGGTGCGGAAGGAGCCATCATTCACCCCACCTTGCTTGTACCAATTAATCAGATAATTTCCATCATCTTGTAAAGGGATTTCCAGGGAGTCAACGTGAAGGGCATTGCCTTTCTCTTCTAGAGTCAGGTTTTGAGGATTGGTGTATCCTAAGTAAGCAGCAACACCAAGTGACGGGATTGCTTTTTCTTCGGTTAAATTGAAGAAAAGCGGAACCGATCGAATAATAGATTCATTTTGTGTGGGAATCTGAACAGACCCAAGCTTATGAGCCGTCTTTAGAAATCGAGGAATGGGAACGTTAGAAACACTATAAAGCTGGTGTTGATCTTCAATATTTATGGGATAGGTAAAACGGTCTAATTTGCCAGATTCATAGGCTGAATCAGATTCTAAAGTTTGAATAGAAAGTACTGAGTTTTGGTAGGTGCCAAACATCTGTTCAAGGAAAAGATCACTCATCCATCCTGACATGCCCCTTCGGTCAAAATCTGGTTGATCAAAAAGCACATCATAAACAACAAGCCGTACACCTTTTGCCATTAGGTAATTATGTACGGTTCCATACACTTCACGAGGCCAAGGCCAGTAAATACCGTGATTTTCCACAAAGTCATCCAGACTTTTTTGGTCAATCATAGCAAGCGAAACACGCTCTTTGGGAACGTCCCGATCAAAAGTTCTAAACTTTTGGTCCAAAAGAGAGTACTCAATAGGGTTAAAAAAACCGGAATATTGAAGGGCAAAAAGAGAGCTCATCACCCCAACAAACACTAAACCGATGAGCGTACCTTTTGATAGTTTTTTGCTTTTTTTCATTTCTGTACCCGATTAATAGTAACCCTTAAGCAACTTTATAATAGTAAATAAACAGTACTCCTTCACTTTCTTATTTAGAAAATAAGCATGTTTTGAAGTGCGACATTATATAATACATCTTAGAAATGCTTTATTTATCATTGCCTGTAAAGCTGTAAGAAGTAAAACGAACACAATATAAATATTTATGGCACACCATAGAGTTAAATCTTCCGGCAAATATCCCTTTTGGCTTAAGTCGACCATTACCCTTATCGGGTTAAGCCTGCTTTTTGTGATCGTCAGCTACGCGAAGTTCATTTTGATGCCCCTGGCTTTTTCTGCCTTTTTTGCGATGCTTTTAAATCCATTGGTTCGGCTTTTTGAACGGTGGAAAGTAGGTCGTGCCTTTAGCATAATTCTGACCCTTTTGGTTGTATTTATTGTTTTTACCGGAGTTATATCACTGATATCAGCACAGTTTGTACAATTTGCTGAACGAATCCCTGAGGTGACAGAAAAACTTAAGACAGTATCAAACAGTGCTATTCAATATTTGGAGGAAACAGCAGGAATCTCACAAGAGGAGCAAAGTGAATACCTGCAACAGGGTATCAATAACCTCATTGACCAAAGCGGAAATTATGTGAGTTCTTTTTTAAGCGCTACCACCAATATTTTTACGGTTATGACGCTGATGCCCATCTTCGTCTTTTTCATGTTGTATTATCAGGAAATGTACAGGACGTTCTTCCAAAAGCTATTTACTTCAAGAAAAGAAGAGGGCTCCGGTGTTGATAAACTCTTAGATAACATTCAGGATGTAACTCAAAATTATTTGGTAGGAATGTTATCTGTAATCGGGATATTAGCAGTTTTAAACACCACCGGGCTTTTAATTATTGGCCTCGAACACGCCTTATTCTTCGGTGTTTTTGCTTCCTTGTTAGCCATCATCCCATATATTGGAATTATTATTGGGGCCCTGCCACCGTTACTTTTTGCCCTGTTGTTAACCGACTCTTTACTAACACCCGTCTTTGTGGTAGCGGTATTTGCGACGGTACAGTTTTTGGAAGGAAATTTTATCACCCCAAGAATTGTAGGATCTAAAGTTTCCATAAACCCTTTTGTAGCTATGGTCGCATTGATAGTGGGAGGAGAGCTATGGGGTATTTCCGGGATGATTTTATTTGTACCACTCATCGGAATTTTAAAGGTCGTATTTGATCAGATTCCGGAAATGAAGCCTTATGGATATTTATTAGGCAACAGTATTACCTATGAGAAATGAAACGCTTTTTAATGGTGCCTGAAAGGATTCAACATACCTTACTCTTTATAGTACTTATTTTGCTTACTGTGGCATGTGCACCGGAAGAGAAAAAGAAAAAAGAGCATTACTTTTTGGATGGTTACGACCATCTTGAATTCAGGGACAAGGCTGGAAATAAAGTGGCTCCTTCAGAATATATCTACTCAACCCAAGTTAATGGTGAAAGAGGATATTTTGTCGAAGACAGCACGCTTACACTCTATAACACAAGAGAAGGGGCGCCATACTCAGGGTATATCAGAACGTTTCATAGCCGGAGCTATAATTTGCAGGGTGAATTTCAAGATGGGGTGATGCAGCGCCTTAGGTACTGGCATCGTAACCGAACATTAGGAATGGATGCTAATTATAAAAATGAGTCGGGTTCTATCTGGAAAGACAATGGAAAACTGGTTGTTAACTGGAACTCAGAAGAGATGTACTATCTAAATCCGGTTTCACAATCGATTGAGCAAATTATTTCAGACACACTTACCAGTTACTTTGATGCAGAAGGTGAACTGGAATATTATACCGTTCGCCGTGATACCGCCTATATAAATTACTATTCTGATGGAACTCCGAGATTTGAAATGCCAAGAAGAAGCGGATATGACCGAAGTGGCATTCTAAGACGGTGGCATCCAAATGGACAGTTACAAGTTATAGGGATGTACGAAAAGGGAGAGCAGGTTGGAACGTGGATTGAATACGACAGCCTTGGAAATGAAATTGACCGGATAGAATACCCGGATTAGATCAAATATCGTTTGGAAAAAATAAATCCCGGACGTGGGTATAATTTGCTGCCATCCGGCCTATAGGGTCAAAGGTGTCATAGTTTACTTTATCATTTTCCAAATACACATCATCATTAATGTGATAACAAACCAACTCCCCGATTACCTGATTAAAATCGCCAAGTTCCATAACGTGATCTAGTTTGCATTCCATACTGATTGCCGCTTCTTCTACACGCGGTGCAGTAATCAATTTACTTTTTGCAGGAGTGAGGCCGGTTTCCTCAAATTCACTAACATCTTTTGGAAAAATATGGCTGCTCTTATGCATTTGATCAGCCAGCCGGGAAGACACTAAATTTATGACAAAGTCTCCGGTCTCCTTAATATTTGCCAGTGTGTCTTTATCTCCTTTTTTACCAACATTGGCACCTTTCCCGATAGATATGATGAACATAATCGGATTATGCGAAATAACCTGGAAGTAACTATAAGGAGCTAAATTAAATATTCCGCTCTTGCCAACAGAAGAAATCCAGGCAATAGGTCTTGGAACTACCGACCCCTTTACAAGCTTCGCAATTTGATGTTCAGAAAATTGGGATTTTTCTATAATCATGTATGTGGGTTCTAAGGGCGTTTATAATCTTAACTGTGTGAATGATGAAGTCTAACGTGACTCAAAATATGCTTTTACTTCATCCGCACTTTTGGTATTCAATACTCGGTCTTTTCCATACTTTCCTTTTCGGGCAATGCGTACGCCAAAGGGAATATCATCAATTCCGTCGGTAGTATGAGCATCCGGATTGATAGAAGTCATAAGGCCGGTTTCTAGGGCTTTGTTTCCAAACCTCCAGTCCAGATCAAGTCGCCTTGGGTTAGCGTTAATTTCGATTGCGGTGTTATGTTCAGCAGCTAAAGCGACGAGCTCATTCAAGTCTAAATCGCTGCCATTTCTTCTCAGTAATAAGCGTCCGGTTGGGTGGCCCAAAATTCTGGTATAGGGATTTTTGATA of Balneola sp. contains these proteins:
- the mce gene encoding methylmalonyl-CoA epimerase, yielding MHIDHIGIAVKDIKAATETYSKILNASPTKSETVESEKVETVFFQTGESKVELLGATTDDSVIAKYVKKNGEGLHHVAFEVEDIHQELARLKKEGFTILNKQPKKGADKKLVAFVQPKDNHGVLVELCQSR
- a CDS encoding AI-2E family transporter, whose protein sequence is MAHHRVKSSGKYPFWLKSTITLIGLSLLFVIVSYAKFILMPLAFSAFFAMLLNPLVRLFERWKVGRAFSIILTLLVVFIVFTGVISLISAQFVQFAERIPEVTEKLKTVSNSAIQYLEETAGISQEEQSEYLQQGINNLIDQSGNYVSSFLSATTNIFTVMTLMPIFVFFMLYYQEMYRTFFQKLFTSRKEEGSGVDKLLDNIQDVTQNYLVGMLSVIGILAVLNTTGLLIIGLEHALFFGVFASLLAIIPYIGIIIGALPPLLFALLLTDSLLTPVFVVAVFATVQFLEGNFITPRIVGSKVSINPFVAMVALIVGGELWGISGMILFVPLIGILKVVFDQIPEMKPYGYLLGNSITYEK